The following coding sequences are from one Culex quinquefasciatus strain JHB chromosome 1, VPISU_Cqui_1.0_pri_paternal, whole genome shotgun sequence window:
- the LOC6035081 gene encoding DEAD-box helicase Dbp80: protein MSDAPATAGSENWIKKAEDQEISTLVNELSIEKEKDKSEAAPKEAAKEETAKPEENPPPAEPVPASVEPPATTIAAAVSSAGTPSEPAASENGETASSTEDAEAFNPADASLLMKIIRKGLVESRQDIEVQRKNPMSPLYSVKTFEALHLKPELLQGVYAMGFNAPSKIQETALPTLLAEPPQNMIAQSQSGTGKTAAFVLAMLSRVNPAKNYPQVICLSPTYELAIQTGEVAAKMAKFCPEIKLRYAVRGEEISKGSKLTDHIIIGTPGKLLDWGIKFRAFDLKKISVFVLDEADVMIATQGHQDQCIRIHKQLSSSCQMMFFSATYEREVMEFAEYIVPNPIVIRLAREQESLDNIKQYYVKCRNQDEKYQAISNIYGVITVGQAIIFCHTRKTAGWLSGKMSQDGHSVAVLSGDLTVEQRLMVLDRFRAGMEKVLITTNVLSRGIDVEQVTIVVNFDLPTDQQGRADCETYLHRIGRTGRFGKNGIAINLVDSDRSMAICRAIESHFKKRIHLLDAENSDEIEKIGS from the exons ATGTCCGACGCACCGGCCACCGCTGGTTCCGAGAACTGGATCAAAAAAGCCGAGGACCAGGAGATTTCCACTCTG GTTAACGAGCTGAGCATCGAGAAGGAGAAGGACAAGAGCGAGGCTGCGCCAAAGGAAGCGGCTAAGGAGGAGACGGCAAAGCCCGAGGAGAATCCGCCTCCGGCGGAGCCCGTGCCGGCGAGTGTGGAACCGCCGGCGACGACCATAGCCGCCGCTGTGAGTAGTGCTGGCACTCCGTCGGAACCGGCCGCCAGCGAGAATGGGGAGACGGCGTCGTCCACCGAGGACGCGGAGGCATTTAA TCCGGCGGATGCAAGCTTGTTGATGAAGATTATCCGGAAGGGTCTGGTCGAGAGCAGACAGGACATTGAGGTGCAACGCAAGAACCCGATGTCGCCGTTGTACTCTGTGAAGACGTTCGAGGCGTTGCATTTGAAGCCGGAGCTGCTGCAGGGCGTGTACGCGATGGGATTTAATGCGCCGTCGAAGATCCAGGAGACGGCACTGCCGACGCTGTTGGCTGAACCTCCGCAGAACATGATCGCCCAGAGTCAGAGCGGAACGGGAAAGACGGCGGCCTTCGTGTTGGCCATGTTGAGTCGAGTAAATCCGGCCAAGAACTATCCGCAGGTCATTTGCCTAAGTCCGACGTACGAGTTGGCCATCCAGACGGGCGAGGTCGCGGCCAAGATGGCAAAGTTCTGTCCGGAGATCAAGCTGCGGTACGCGGTCCGAGGCGAGGAGATTTCCAAGGGTTCCAAACTGACCGATCACATCATAATCGGAACGCCCGGCAAGCTGCTCGACTGGGGCATCAAGTTCCGTGCGTTCGACCTGAAGAAGATCAGCGTGTTCGTGCTGGACGAGGCGGACGTCATGATCGCCACCCAGGGCCACCAGGACCAGTGCATCAGGATTCACAAGCAGCTGTCCTCGTCGTGCCAGATGATGTTCTTCTCGGCGACGTACGAGCGCGAGGTGATGGAGTTTGCTGAGTACATTGTACCGAACCCAATCGTTATTCGGCTGGCGCGCGAGCAGGAATCGCTCGACAACATCAAGCAGTACTACGTCAAGTGCCGGAACCAGGACGAGAAGTACCAGGCCATTTCGAACATTTACGGCGTGATCACGGTCGGGCAGGCCATCATCTTCTGCCAC ACGCGTAAAACGGCCGGCTGGCTGTCCGGCAAAATGTCCCAGGACGGCCACTCGGTGGCCGTGCTCTCCGGCGACCTGACCGTCGAGCAGCGCCTCATGGTGCTGGACCGCTTCCGGGCGGGCATGGAGAAGGTCCTGATCACGACGAACGTCCTGTCGCGGGGCATCGACGTCGAGCAGGTCACGATCGTGGTGAACTTTGACCTGCCCACCGACCAACAGGGCCGGGCCGACTGCGAGACGTATCTGCACCGGATCGGACGCACCGGACGTTTCG GCAAGAACGGTATCGCAATCAACCTGGTCGACTCGGATCGCAGCATGGCCATCTGCCGGGCCATCGAGAGCCACTTCAAGAAGCGCATTCACCTGCTGGACGCGGAAAATTCGGACGAAATCGAGAAGATCGGCTCGTAG